A section of the Saccharopolyspora gregorii genome encodes:
- a CDS encoding FAD-dependent oxidoreductase produces the protein MSRSLWWDTARRPEPHPPLPGDRRFDVAVLGGGITGLTTALLLRRAGVRVAVLEADRAGSGATGSSTAKVTALQSTTCSTIRAHRGADAAAAYAAVCADAVELVAELASAEGIDCELRRRPACTYATSAAEADEVRAEADAARNAGLPVELADSAELPFATDAAVRLADQVEFQPVDYLAGLARAVHGDGSAVFEGTRVLDVHQGSPCEVVTSGGVVRADRVVVATHFPILDRGLYFARLEAERSYCVAARVGAHAPLPLAINARSPKRSLRSVGDLVVVCGESHPTGAHDGHPPYAALEEFARRHWPVDEITHRWSAQDPTAYDHFPLCGPYLPGSTRMFVATGFMKWGLCGGTAAAAMLTDRIVRDHTRPEAEFFAPQRVSPRSAGRLAKMNLKVGADFVGDRLTAGQVGSADEVAPGTARVVREGTDLTGVYRDEDGAAHAVSLRCTHLGCLLRFNDDERSWDCPCHGSRFDVDGAVLEGPAVHPLPAKAPHR, from the coding sequence ATGTCGCGATCGCTGTGGTGGGACACCGCGCGGCGGCCCGAACCCCACCCGCCGCTGCCGGGCGACCGGCGGTTCGACGTCGCCGTGCTCGGCGGGGGCATCACCGGCTTGACGACGGCGTTGCTGCTGCGGCGGGCGGGCGTCCGGGTCGCGGTGCTCGAAGCGGACCGGGCCGGTTCCGGCGCGACCGGGTCCAGCACCGCGAAGGTGACCGCGCTGCAGTCCACGACGTGCTCCACGATCCGCGCGCACCGCGGTGCCGACGCGGCCGCCGCCTACGCCGCGGTCTGCGCCGACGCCGTCGAGCTGGTCGCCGAACTCGCGTCCGCCGAGGGGATCGACTGCGAGCTGCGCAGGCGTCCCGCGTGCACCTACGCGACGAGCGCGGCCGAAGCCGACGAGGTGCGGGCGGAGGCCGACGCCGCCCGGAACGCCGGGCTGCCGGTGGAACTCGCGGACTCCGCCGAGCTGCCGTTCGCCACCGACGCCGCGGTGCGACTGGCCGACCAGGTCGAGTTCCAGCCGGTCGACTACCTCGCCGGCCTGGCCCGCGCGGTGCACGGCGACGGGTCCGCGGTGTTCGAGGGCACCCGGGTGCTCGACGTGCACCAGGGCTCGCCGTGCGAGGTCGTCACCTCCGGCGGCGTCGTGCGCGCGGACCGGGTGGTCGTGGCGACGCACTTCCCGATCCTGGACCGCGGGCTGTACTTCGCGCGGTTGGAGGCGGAGCGCTCGTACTGCGTGGCCGCCCGCGTCGGTGCGCACGCGCCGCTGCCGCTGGCGATCAACGCCCGGTCGCCGAAGCGGTCGCTGCGGTCGGTCGGCGACCTGGTCGTGGTGTGCGGGGAGAGCCACCCCACCGGCGCGCACGACGGGCACCCGCCGTACGCGGCGCTCGAGGAGTTCGCCCGCCGCCACTGGCCGGTCGACGAGATCACCCACCGCTGGTCCGCGCAGGACCCGACCGCCTACGACCACTTCCCCCTGTGCGGCCCGTACCTGCCCGGCTCGACGCGGATGTTCGTCGCCACCGGGTTCATGAAGTGGGGGTTGTGCGGCGGCACGGCGGCCGCCGCGATGCTGACTGATCGCATCGTGCGGGACCACACCCGGCCGGAGGCGGAGTTCTTCGCACCGCAACGGGTGTCGCCCCGCTCGGCGGGGCGGTTGGCGAAGATGAACCTGAAGGTCGGCGCGGACTTCGTCGGCGACCGGCTCACCGCGGGCCAGGTCGGCTCGGCCGATGAGGTCGCGCCCGGCACCGCCCGGGTCGTCCGGGAGGGCACCGACCTGACCGGGGTGTACCGCGACGAGGACGGCGCGGCGCACGCCGTGTCGCTGCGGTGCACGCACCTGGGCTGCCTGCTGCGGTTCAACGACGACGAGCGGAGCTGGGACTGCCCGTGCCACGGTTCGCGGTTCGACGTGGACGGCGCGGTGCTGGAAGGTCCCGCCGTGCACCCGCTGCCCGCGAAAGCGCCGCACCGCTGA
- a CDS encoding TetR/AcrR family transcriptional regulator: MATREQRSQRRTDGLTRERIVETAVALLDSAGARGLTFKALTERLATGPGAIYWHVPNKDALLAAATEAVISTALAAGTTAAVPREQVREVALGLFDAIDEHPWLAAQLTAELSRNPRGAVTPRIYDSFGRRVRALGVPESGWFTATSALVHYVLGAAGQNAANAVAADHEVDRDEFLDSVSNAWEALDPDDFPFARAVADQLRGHDDRRQFLDGLDFVLTGIAAGR, encoded by the coding sequence ATGGCCACACGGGAACAGCGGTCGCAGCGGCGCACCGACGGGCTCACCAGGGAACGCATCGTCGAGACCGCCGTCGCGCTCCTCGACTCCGCCGGTGCGCGCGGGCTCACGTTCAAGGCCCTCACCGAACGCCTCGCCACCGGGCCCGGCGCGATCTACTGGCACGTGCCGAACAAGGACGCGCTGCTCGCCGCCGCCACCGAGGCCGTCATCAGCACCGCCCTCGCCGCGGGCACCACCGCGGCCGTGCCGCGGGAGCAGGTCCGGGAGGTCGCGCTCGGCCTGTTCGACGCGATCGACGAGCACCCGTGGCTCGCCGCGCAGCTGACCGCGGAGCTCTCCCGCAACCCGCGCGGCGCCGTCACGCCGCGGATCTACGACAGCTTCGGCAGGCGAGTGCGCGCGCTCGGCGTCCCCGAATCCGGCTGGTTCACCGCCACCTCGGCGCTGGTGCACTACGTGCTCGGCGCGGCCGGGCAGAACGCGGCGAACGCGGTGGCCGCCGATCACGAGGTGGACCGGGACGAATTCCTCGACTCGGTGTCGAACGCTTGGGAGGCGCTGGATCCGGACGACTTCCCGTTCGCGCGGGCCGTCGCCGACCAGCTGCGCGGCCACGACGACCGGCGGCAGTTCCTCGACGGCCTGGACTTCGTCCTCACCGGCATCGCCGCCGGTCGCTGA
- a CDS encoding FAD-dependent oxidoreductase, translated as MRHPVTIIGAGLGGLVLARVLHVHDIPAVVFEAEPSPDSRPQGGMLDIHDHNGQPALDAAGLLDRFQDLVLEGRQAMRLLDRDGGVLLDEPDDGTGGRPEVQRGELRRLLLDSLPDGTVRWGRKVAAVRPRGDGRHEVVFADGAVHLADLLVGADGAWSKVRPLLSGAEPRYTGRSFVETYLHDADTRYPAAAKAVGGGAMLALAPGKGIQAHRERGDTLHTYVALEHPRDWFAAVDFTDAAAATARIAAEFPGWAPELTALITESDTAPVLRPLHELPVGHRWERVPGVTLLGDAAHLTVPNGEGANLAMLDGAELGAALAAHPGDVETALAEHERAMFTRSAEAATDGAVAHELMFGPDAPHAVVDFFAAAGQE; from the coding sequence ATGCGCCACCCCGTCACGATCATCGGAGCAGGACTCGGCGGCCTCGTGCTCGCCCGCGTGCTGCACGTCCACGACATCCCCGCCGTCGTCTTCGAAGCCGAACCGTCCCCGGACTCCCGGCCGCAGGGCGGCATGCTCGACATCCACGACCACAACGGCCAGCCCGCCCTCGACGCCGCCGGGCTGCTGGACCGGTTCCAGGACCTCGTGCTGGAGGGGCGCCAGGCGATGCGGCTGCTCGACCGGGACGGCGGGGTGCTGCTCGACGAACCCGACGACGGCACCGGCGGGCGGCCCGAGGTGCAACGCGGCGAGCTGCGGCGGCTGCTGCTCGACTCGCTGCCGGACGGCACCGTCCGCTGGGGCCGCAAGGTCGCCGCCGTCCGCCCCCGCGGCGACGGCCGCCACGAGGTGGTGTTCGCCGACGGCGCGGTGCACCTCGCGGACCTGCTGGTCGGCGCGGACGGCGCCTGGTCGAAGGTGCGCCCGCTGCTGTCCGGCGCCGAACCCCGCTACACCGGCAGGTCCTTCGTCGAGACCTACCTGCACGACGCCGACACCCGGTACCCGGCGGCCGCCAAAGCCGTCGGCGGTGGCGCGATGCTGGCGCTCGCGCCCGGCAAGGGCATCCAGGCCCACCGGGAGCGGGGCGACACCCTGCACACCTACGTGGCGCTGGAGCACCCCCGCGACTGGTTCGCCGCCGTCGACTTCACCGACGCCGCCGCGGCCACCGCGCGCATCGCCGCCGAATTCCCCGGCTGGGCACCGGAACTCACCGCGCTCATCACCGAATCCGACACCGCGCCCGTGCTGCGGCCGCTGCACGAACTGCCGGTGGGGCACCGGTGGGAGCGGGTGCCCGGCGTGACGCTGCTCGGCGACGCCGCGCACCTCACCGTCCCCAACGGGGAGGGCGCGAACCTGGCGATGCTCGACGGAGCCGAGCTCGGCGCCGCCCTCGCCGCGCACCCCGGCGACGTCGAGACCGCGCTCGCCGAGCACGAGCGGGCGATGTTCACCCGCAGCGCCGAAGCGGCGACCGACGGCGCCGTGGCCCACGAGCTCATGTTCGGACCCGACGCGCCGCACGCCGTGGTCGACTTCTTCGCCGCAGCAGGGCAGGAATGA
- a CDS encoding TetR/AcrR family transcriptional regulator, with translation MVTKRDPDREPTPTERIRREQLIDVTIDLIAANGHQGTSLAGIAAAAGITKAAVLYHFTAKDALVRAAHETVLAALDRAVTTAVDTAGAADGPAAYVRATLGHLRDHPRHVRLIIEADGTGGAERTPRERWAPLAGIVDAAARARAAPVDARTAAIALGGAIDAILTERLHTPDYDTTEAAEQLVGMIEAVLGR, from the coding sequence GTGGTGACCAAGCGGGACCCGGACCGCGAACCGACCCCGACCGAGCGGATCCGGCGCGAGCAGCTGATCGACGTGACGATCGACCTCATCGCGGCGAACGGCCACCAGGGCACCTCCCTGGCCGGCATCGCGGCGGCCGCCGGCATCACCAAAGCCGCCGTGCTCTACCACTTCACCGCGAAGGACGCCCTGGTGCGGGCCGCGCACGAGACCGTGCTGGCCGCACTCGACCGCGCGGTCACCACCGCCGTCGACACCGCGGGCGCCGCCGACGGACCGGCCGCCTACGTCCGAGCGACCCTCGGCCACCTGCGGGACCACCCGCGACACGTGCGGCTGATCATCGAAGCCGATGGCACAGGCGGCGCCGAGCGCACTCCCCGCGAGCGCTGGGCCCCGCTCGCCGGCATCGTCGACGCCGCCGCCCGCGCCCGCGCCGCCCCCGTCGACGCCCGCACCGCCGCCATCGCCCTCGGCGGCGCCATCGACGCCATCCTCACCGAACGCCTGCACACCCCCGACTACGACACCACCGAAGCAGCGGAACAACTAGTAGGAATGATCGAGGCGGTGCTGGGTCGCTGA
- a CDS encoding alpha/beta fold hydrolase, translating to MDDAPAPLGTRYPVPAGQMLLHRSGRGGPPAVFLAGGGMSGLHGLRLHERVAEFTTSVLVDRLGLGWSDPVELPRSGTRVTDDLRALLQVADVPGPRVLVGHSLGGLYARLYAKRFPDEVAGLVLLDPTHEEIVQRLPAEAAQRLLAWTTDVELPADGLPAMRDAYRAAVGRALADWPAEVREPLLARGFSPAAHLRSLRESMNLPKLFQEVRDAGPDPDLPLVLVSAMGSDAFAAELSPPEARAGAAAAARAKHELYADFIATLPRAELRRLDDVGHSGLVWSRPDVAARAVRDVLAS from the coding sequence GTGGACGACGCACCCGCTCCGCTGGGAACGCGCTACCCGGTTCCCGCCGGCCAGATGCTGCTGCACCGCTCCGGTCGCGGCGGCCCGCCCGCGGTGTTCCTGGCCGGTGGCGGGATGTCCGGGCTGCACGGCCTGCGCTTGCACGAGCGGGTCGCCGAGTTCACCACGAGCGTGCTGGTGGATCGCCTCGGCCTCGGCTGGAGCGATCCGGTGGAGCTGCCGCGCAGCGGCACCCGCGTCACCGACGACCTGCGCGCGCTGCTGCAGGTGGCGGACGTGCCGGGGCCGCGCGTGCTGGTAGGGCATTCGCTGGGCGGGCTCTACGCGCGGTTGTACGCGAAGCGGTTCCCGGACGAGGTGGCCGGGCTGGTGCTGCTCGACCCGACGCACGAGGAGATCGTGCAGCGCCTGCCCGCCGAGGCCGCGCAACGGCTCCTGGCGTGGACCACCGATGTCGAGCTGCCCGCCGACGGGTTGCCGGCGATGCGGGACGCGTACCGGGCCGCGGTCGGCCGGGCGCTCGCCGACTGGCCCGCGGAGGTCCGGGAACCACTGCTGGCACGGGGGTTCAGCCCGGCCGCGCACCTGCGGTCGCTGCGCGAATCGATGAACCTGCCGAAGCTGTTCCAGGAGGTCCGCGACGCCGGTCCCGACCCGGACCTGCCGCTGGTGCTCGTCTCGGCGATGGGGTCCGACGCGTTCGCCGCGGAGCTCTCCCCGCCGGAGGCCCGCGCCGGTGCCGCCGCGGCCGCCCGCGCCAAGCACGAGCTCTACGCCGACTTCATCGCCACGCTCCCCCGCGCCGAGCTCCGCCGCCTGGACGACGTCGGCCACTCCGGTCTCGTCTGGTCCCGGCCGGACGTCGCGGCCCGGGCGGTCCGCGACGTCCTGGCGAGCTGA
- a CDS encoding DedA family protein, whose translation MTGIDHEGPQPGPNGAAADAAGAATATAATATTATTGATAEDRAAAPAAKKRFRWRSKDYTPEELAEAQQQWRDAMPWEHPMSRGDKFLVFATFGVVLLMLGSMPFRPLLLASHPLGLSAVTGSLSAIGAGAAFARIGELDLWLVVAAGVFGMVKFDWLFWLAGRRWGEKIIQMWAPGEFGKRFVARVRSWPSWAMPLVIIAAALPGIPAPAVFAVAGVSGMGLVRFLIFDAIGAGLMAGLVAGLGYGIGQHAVDFVLMIDDYALYITLALVVWVSIQAGRKASKEQQEKKRQAA comes from the coding sequence ATGACCGGCATCGACCACGAGGGCCCGCAGCCCGGGCCGAACGGGGCCGCGGCCGACGCGGCGGGCGCAGCCACCGCGACCGCCGCGACCGCTACGACCGCTACCACCGGCGCGACCGCGGAGGACCGGGCCGCCGCGCCCGCCGCGAAGAAGCGCTTCCGCTGGCGCAGCAAGGACTACACGCCGGAAGAGCTCGCCGAAGCTCAGCAGCAGTGGCGCGACGCGATGCCGTGGGAGCACCCGATGTCGCGCGGCGACAAGTTCCTCGTCTTCGCCACGTTCGGCGTCGTGCTGCTGATGCTCGGCTCGATGCCGTTCCGCCCGTTACTGCTGGCCTCGCACCCGCTGGGGTTGAGCGCGGTCACCGGCAGCCTCTCCGCGATCGGCGCGGGTGCCGCGTTCGCCCGCATCGGTGAGCTGGACCTGTGGCTGGTCGTGGCGGCCGGCGTGTTCGGCATGGTCAAGTTCGACTGGCTGTTCTGGCTCGCCGGACGCCGCTGGGGCGAGAAGATCATCCAGATGTGGGCGCCGGGCGAGTTCGGCAAGCGGTTCGTGGCCCGCGTCCGGTCCTGGCCGAGCTGGGCGATGCCGCTGGTCATCATCGCCGCGGCGCTGCCCGGCATCCCCGCGCCCGCGGTGTTCGCGGTGGCCGGGGTCAGCGGGATGGGCCTCGTCCGGTTCCTGATCTTCGACGCGATCGGTGCCGGGCTGATGGCGGGCCTGGTCGCCGGTCTCGGCTACGGGATCGGGCAGCACGCCGTGGACTTCGTGCTGATGATCGACGACTACGCGCTCTACATCACGCTGGCCCTGGTCGTCTGGGTCTCGATCCAGGCCGGGCGCAAGGCGAGCAAGGAGCAGCAGGAGAAAAAGCGCCAAGCCGCTTGA
- a CDS encoding HAD family acid phosphatase, protein MAHRLTGLAKLGAAAAIGATLAGGVTAVASESIGTEPANLGRAKLAVQDYYGDRVDSDGNHHATEGSAWDRQVDEAVAHAEGYLRQRLAEGVPNPAIVLDVDDTSELTYGWEADNDFGFDEEAQREAIDDAEFEPIRQTRALANWAAEHGVRVYFLTGRGDDLQKSSLRNLADEGFPEPAGAFFKPTTEAPEHLPCGLDCSTVEYKSATRAHIESLGNTIVLNLGDQHSDLQGGHAEKPVKLPNPMYYLP, encoded by the coding sequence ATGGCCCACCGCCTGACCGGACTCGCCAAACTCGGTGCCGCCGCCGCGATCGGCGCCACGCTGGCCGGCGGGGTCACCGCCGTCGCCTCGGAGTCGATCGGCACCGAACCGGCCAACCTCGGGCGGGCCAAGCTCGCCGTCCAGGACTACTACGGCGACCGGGTGGACTCCGACGGGAACCACCACGCCACCGAGGGCAGCGCCTGGGACCGGCAGGTCGACGAAGCGGTCGCGCACGCGGAGGGCTACCTGCGGCAGCGGCTCGCGGAGGGCGTGCCGAACCCGGCGATCGTGCTCGACGTCGACGACACCTCGGAGCTGACCTACGGCTGGGAGGCCGACAACGACTTCGGCTTCGACGAGGAGGCGCAGCGCGAGGCCATCGACGACGCCGAGTTCGAACCGATCCGGCAGACCCGGGCGCTCGCGAACTGGGCGGCGGAGCATGGCGTGCGCGTCTACTTCCTCACCGGGCGCGGCGACGACCTGCAGAAGTCCTCGCTGCGCAACCTCGCCGACGAGGGCTTCCCGGAACCGGCCGGGGCGTTCTTCAAGCCGACCACCGAGGCGCCCGAGCACCTGCCGTGCGGGCTGGACTGCAGCACCGTGGAGTACAAGTCCGCGACCCGCGCCCACATCGAATCGCTCGGCAACACGATCGTGCTGAACCTCGGCGACCAGCACAGCGACCTGCAGGGCGGTCACGCCGAAAAGCCCGTCAAACTCCCGAACCCGATGTACTACCTGCCCTGA
- a CDS encoding M20 family metallopeptidase: MSGAKQAAGATVAADADRLVRLSEQLHAHPETAWQEHRSARWVAESLSEAGFDVTPGYLGLETAFLATFGSGPFRLGLCAEYDALPGLGHACGHNLIAAITVGAARALAPLADSAGLTIEVYGTPAEEGGGGKIEMLERDAFAGLDLAMMAHPAPVDVAEAEPFAVSHSHVSYQGKAAHAAAYPEQGVNAADAFTVAQVAIGLLRQQLPHTVRVHGVLTNGGEAPNAIPARTEGRWYVRAESLDELAETEEKVRRCFEAGAHATGAALEIVPESKPYAEFRTYRPALDAYVRNAERLGRRTHPNPVARRMNRASTDMGNVSQVVPAIHPYVGIGSLPALNHQPEFAAHCVGGDAERALLDAATALAWTALDVAGG, encoded by the coding sequence ATGAGCGGCGCGAAGCAGGCCGCCGGGGCCACCGTGGCCGCGGACGCCGACCGGCTCGTCCGGCTCTCCGAGCAGCTGCACGCCCACCCGGAGACGGCGTGGCAGGAGCACCGCTCGGCGCGCTGGGTCGCCGAATCCCTGTCCGAGGCCGGGTTCGACGTCACACCAGGCTACCTCGGGCTGGAGACCGCGTTCCTGGCGACGTTCGGCAGCGGCCCGTTCCGGCTCGGGTTGTGCGCCGAGTACGACGCGCTGCCGGGCCTCGGCCACGCCTGCGGGCACAACCTGATCGCCGCGATCACCGTCGGCGCGGCGCGGGCGCTGGCCCCGCTGGCCGATTCGGCGGGCCTGACCATCGAGGTCTACGGCACCCCGGCCGAGGAAGGCGGCGGCGGCAAGATCGAAATGCTGGAGCGCGACGCGTTCGCCGGGCTGGACCTGGCGATGATGGCGCACCCCGCGCCGGTGGACGTCGCGGAGGCGGAACCGTTCGCGGTGTCGCACTCGCACGTGTCCTACCAGGGGAAGGCGGCGCACGCCGCGGCCTACCCGGAGCAGGGCGTCAACGCGGCCGACGCGTTCACCGTCGCGCAGGTCGCCATCGGGCTGCTCCGCCAGCAGCTCCCGCACACGGTGCGGGTGCACGGCGTCCTCACCAACGGCGGCGAGGCGCCGAACGCGATCCCGGCGCGCACCGAGGGCCGCTGGTACGTGCGGGCCGAGAGCCTGGACGAGCTCGCCGAGACCGAGGAGAAGGTGCGGCGCTGCTTCGAAGCGGGCGCGCACGCCACCGGCGCCGCGCTGGAGATCGTGCCGGAGAGCAAGCCGTACGCGGAGTTCCGCACCTACCGGCCGGCCCTGGACGCCTACGTGCGCAACGCCGAACGGCTCGGCCGCCGCACCCACCCGAACCCGGTGGCACGTCGGATGAACCGCGCGTCCACCGACATGGGCAACGTCTCGCAAGTGGTCCCGGCGATCCACCCCTACGTCGGGATCGGTTCGCTGCCCGCGCTGAACCACCAGCCCGAGTTCGCCGCGCACTGCGTCGGCGGCGACGCGGAACGGGCGCTGCTGGACGCGGCGACCGCGCTGGCCTGGACGGCGCTGGACGTGGCCGGGGGCTGA
- a CDS encoding DUF1028 domain-containing protein, which produces MTFSVLGTDGRGAVGIAVTSSSPAVAARCIHLRAGVGGASSQNVTDPRLGPALLDALESGSGAQAALDSVVRGHELVEHRQLTVLEPGGGGAAHSGAASLGVHRHRVEPGVVAAGNMLAAPEVVDAVAESFAASTGELERRLLTALEAGLAAGGEAGPVHSAGLSVVREVSWRETDLRIDWSGSPIADLRDLLEIWLPQRDDYVTRALDPTAAPSYGVPGDER; this is translated from the coding sequence GTGACGTTCTCCGTGCTCGGCACCGACGGCCGCGGTGCCGTCGGGATCGCCGTGACCTCCTCCAGCCCCGCCGTCGCGGCCCGCTGCATCCACCTGCGCGCCGGGGTCGGCGGTGCCTCTTCGCAAAACGTGACCGATCCGCGGCTGGGCCCGGCGCTGCTGGACGCGCTGGAGTCCGGGTCCGGGGCGCAGGCCGCGCTGGACTCGGTGGTGCGCGGGCACGAGCTGGTCGAACACCGGCAGCTCACCGTGCTGGAACCGGGTGGTGGCGGTGCCGCGCACTCCGGGGCCGCGTCGCTGGGCGTGCACCGGCACCGCGTCGAGCCGGGCGTGGTGGCCGCCGGGAACATGCTGGCGGCGCCCGAGGTCGTCGACGCCGTCGCCGAGTCCTTCGCCGCATCGACGGGCGAGTTGGAGCGGCGGCTGCTCACCGCGCTCGAAGCGGGCCTGGCCGCCGGTGGCGAGGCCGGTCCGGTGCACTCGGCGGGGCTGTCCGTGGTCCGCGAGGTGTCGTGGCGCGAGACCGATCTGCGCATCGACTGGAGCGGCTCGCCGATCGCGGATCTCCGCGACCTGCTGGAGATCTGGCTGCCGCAGCGCGACGACTACGTGACCCGCGCCCTCGACCCGACCGCGGCGCCGTCCTACGGCGTGCCGGGGGACGAGCGATGA
- a CDS encoding RidA family protein, with translation MTHHPPIVAGGHTRIRPFNTRDTYPEQDLDNDLCQAVVAGDTVYVRGQIGQDLDTSESVGIGDAAAQAEQAMANIAMLLDEAGARMEHLVKLTIYLVDPRYREAVYRTVGRWTRGVHPISTGVVVSALARPEWLVEIDAIAVIPGGAR, from the coding sequence ATGACCCACCACCCGCCGATCGTCGCGGGCGGCCACACCCGGATCAGGCCGTTCAACACCCGCGACACCTACCCGGAGCAGGACCTGGACAACGACCTGTGCCAGGCCGTCGTCGCCGGGGACACCGTGTACGTGCGCGGGCAGATCGGCCAGGACCTCGACACCAGCGAATCGGTCGGCATCGGCGACGCCGCGGCCCAGGCCGAGCAGGCGATGGCCAACATCGCGATGCTCCTCGACGAGGCCGGGGCCCGGATGGAGCACTTGGTGAAGCTGACGATCTACCTGGTGGACCCGCGCTACCGGGAGGCGGTGTACCGCACCGTCGGCCGCTGGACCCGCGGCGTGCACCCCATCTCCACCGGGGTGGTGGTCTCCGCGCTGGCCCGGCCGGAATGGCTCGTCGAGATCGACGCGATCGCCGTGATCCCCGGAGGTGCCCGGTGA
- a CDS encoding flavin-containing monooxygenase has translation MSSERTEVVVVGAGQAGVAMSEHLGAQGVPHVVLERHRIAERWRTERWDSLVANGPAWHDRFPGMEFAGVGPDEFATKDQVADYFADYAAKIDAPIRCGVEVTSVRKNAGAPGFRVETSAGSIDARFVVAATGPFQRPVIPPVVPADAGPVQLHSSGYRNPEQLPEGPVLVVGAGSSGVQIADELRRSGRRVLLSVGPHDRPPRRYRGRDFCWWLGVLGLWDADTPPQGAKHVTIAVSGAQGGRTVDFRALARTGIELVGKTESYVDGALRFAPDLAANIELGDAQHLALLRAADEHVERDGLDLPPEPEAHVLGPLPAAATDPRRELDLAEVGSIVWATGFAADYGWLQVDAFDENGRPDQRRGVSAEPGVYFLGLPWLSRRGSSFIWGVWHDARYVADHIATQRGYLAQHAAALATDHES, from the coding sequence ATGTCGAGCGAACGGACCGAGGTGGTGGTCGTCGGCGCCGGCCAAGCGGGCGTGGCGATGAGCGAGCACCTCGGTGCACAGGGCGTGCCGCACGTCGTCCTGGAACGGCACCGCATCGCCGAACGCTGGCGCACCGAGCGGTGGGACTCGCTGGTCGCCAACGGGCCCGCGTGGCACGACCGCTTCCCCGGCATGGAGTTCGCCGGGGTCGGCCCGGACGAGTTCGCCACCAAGGACCAGGTGGCCGACTACTTCGCCGACTACGCCGCGAAGATCGACGCGCCGATCCGCTGCGGCGTCGAGGTCACCTCGGTGCGCAAGAACGCCGGCGCCCCCGGGTTCCGGGTCGAGACCTCGGCGGGCTCGATCGACGCGCGGTTCGTGGTGGCAGCGACCGGGCCGTTCCAGCGGCCGGTGATCCCGCCCGTCGTGCCAGCCGACGCCGGGCCGGTGCAGCTGCACTCCAGCGGCTACCGGAACCCGGAGCAGCTGCCCGAGGGACCGGTCCTCGTGGTGGGGGCCGGTTCCTCGGGCGTCCAGATCGCCGACGAGCTGCGCCGCTCCGGGCGCCGGGTGCTGCTGTCCGTCGGGCCGCACGACCGGCCGCCGCGCCGGTACCGCGGCCGCGACTTCTGCTGGTGGCTGGGCGTGCTCGGCCTGTGGGACGCGGACACCCCGCCGCAGGGCGCGAAGCACGTGACCATCGCGGTCAGCGGCGCGCAGGGCGGGCGCACCGTCGACTTCCGCGCGCTGGCCCGCACCGGCATCGAGCTCGTCGGCAAGACCGAGTCCTACGTGGACGGTGCGTTGCGCTTCGCACCGGACCTGGCCGCGAACATCGAACTCGGCGACGCCCAGCACCTCGCTCTGCTGCGCGCCGCGGACGAGCACGTCGAACGCGACGGGCTGGACCTGCCCCCGGAACCGGAGGCGCACGTCCTCGGACCGCTGCCCGCCGCCGCCACCGATCCGCGCCGGGAGCTCGACCTGGCCGAGGTCGGGTCGATCGTGTGGGCCACCGGCTTCGCCGCCGACTACGGCTGGCTGCAGGTCGACGCGTTCGACGAGAACGGGCGCCCCGACCAGCGCCGGGGCGTGTCCGCGGAGCCCGGCGTCTACTTCCTCGGCCTGCCGTGGCTGTCCCGGCGCGGGTCGAGCTTCATCTGGGGCGTGTGGCACGACGCCCGCTACGTCGCCGACCACATCGCCACCCAGCGCGGCTACCTCGCGCAGCACGCCGCCGCGCTCGCCACCGACCACGAGAGCTGA